The nucleotide sequence CTTGGCACGGGAGAACTTCGGTTGCGGTTCCAGCCGTGAACACGCGCCCTGGGCGCTGGAAGAGTACGGTTTTCGCGCCATCATCGCGCCGAGCTACGCCGACATCTTCTTCAACAACAGCTTCAAGAACGGCTTGCTGCCGATCATCCTGAAGGAAGAAGAAGTCGACGAACTGTTTCAGCAGGCCGAAGCCACCGAGGGTTACCAACTGACCGTCGATCTGGCGGCGCAGCAAGTCACCCGTCCGGATGGCAAGCAGTACGGCTTCGAGGTCGATGCCTTCCGCAAGCATTGCCTGCTCAACGGCCTGGACGACATCGGCCTGACTCTGCAGGACGCCGAGGCGATTCGCACGTTCGAGGCCGGCTACCGGCAGAACCAGCCCTGGTTGTTCCGCGATGCCTGAGTGCGCCACCCGGAGGATGTGATGAGCGAAAAGGCCCATGTGCAAGTGGTCCAGCGCCAGTTCGGCGAGCAGGCCAGTGCCTATCTGAGCAGCGTCGTACATGCCCAGGGCGCCGAGTTCGCCCTGCTGCAGGCCGAGGTCGCGGGTCGTGGCGAGGCGCGGCTGCTGGATCTCGGTTGCGGTGCCGGGCACGTCAGTTTTCATGTTGCCCCGCTGGTCGGCGAGGTGGTGGCCTACGACCTGTCTGCGCAGATGCTTGACGTGGTGAGCGCCGCCGCGCAGGAGCGCGGGTTAGCCAATATCCGTACCGAGCAGGGCGCGGCCGAGTGCTTGCCGTTTGCCGATGGCAGCTTCGACTTCGTCTTCAGCCGTTATTCGGCGCACCATTGGAGCGATGTCGGCCAGGCCCTGCGCGAAGTGCGCCGAGTACTCAAGCCGGGCGGGGTGGCTGCGTTCATCGATGTGGTCGCGCCGGGCACGCCGTTGCTCGATACCCATTTGCAGGCGGTCGAGTTGCTGCGCGATACCAGCCACGTGCGCGACTATGCGGCGGCCGAGTGGCTGCGCCTGGTCGGTGAGGCCGGTCTGCAGGTACGCAGCCATGCGCGCCAGCGCCTGCGTCTGGAATTCGCTTCCTGGGTCGAGCGGATGCGCACGCCCGAAGTTTTTCGTGCGGCTATTCGAGCGCTGCAACAAGCAGTGGGCGAAGAAGTTCGCGAGTATTTTGAAATTGCCGCTGACGGTTCCTTCAGCACCGACGTACTGGTGCTGTGGGCCGAGCGTTAAGCATGCTGGCGCGGTAAGCGCCTAACGAGAGGGATACATGAGCAAACAGATTCTGATTCTTCCCGGCGACGGGATCGGCCCGGAAATCATGGCCGAGGCGGTCAAGGTGCTGGAACTGGCCAACGCCAAGTACGACTTGGGTTTCGAGCTGAGCTTCGACGAGCTGGGCGGCGCGGCCTATGACAAATACGGCGTGCCGCTGGCCGATGAGACCTTGGAGCGCGCGCGCGCCGTCGACGCGATCCTGCTCGGTGCGGTCGGTGGCCCCAAGTGGGACGGCATCGATCCGGCGCTGCGCCCGGAGCGCGGCCTGCTGAAGATCCGTTCGCAACTGGGCCTGTTCGGCAACCTGCGTCCGGCCATCCTCTATCCGCAATTGGCCGACGCGTCGTCGTTGAAGCCGGAAGTGGTTGCCGGTTTGGATATTCTCATCGTCCGCGAGCTGACCGGCGGTATCTATTTTGGTCAACCGCGCGAGTCGCGCGTGTTGGAAAATGGTGAGCGCCAGGCGTACGACACCCTGCCGTACAGCGAGAGCGAAATCCGCCGCATCGCTCGGGTCGGCTTCGACATGGCCCGCGTGCGCGGCAAGAGATTGTGCTCGGTGGACAAGGCCAACGTGCTGGCTTCCAGCCAGTTGTGGCGTGCGGTGGTTGAGGAGGTGGCCAGGGATTACCCGGACATCGAACTCAGCCACATGTACGTCGACAATGCGGCCATGCAGCTGGTGCGCGCGCCCAAGCAGTTCGACGTGATGGTCACCGACAACATGTTCGGTGACATTCTGTCGGATGAGGCTTCCATGCTCACCGGTTCCATCGGCATGCTGCCTTCAGCGTCGCTGGATGCCAACAACAAGGGCATGTACGAGCCATGCCACGGTTCAGCGCCGGACATCGCCGGCCAAGGCATCGCCAACCCGTTGGCGACCATCCTCTCTGTGTCGATGATGCTGCGCTACAGCTTCGCTGAGGCCGAAGCAGCGGCGGCCATTGAACAGGCCGTGGGTGTGGTGCTGGATCAGGGCCTGCGCACTGGTGATATCTGGTCGGCAGGCACTACCAAGGTCGGTACCCAGGCGATGGGCGATGCGGTAGTCGCCGCTTTGCGTAATCTGTAATCTCTCAGGCCCGTCGCGCAATGGCGGGCCGATATTCCAATAAAGGTGTAGTTGCGATGAAACGTGTAGGTCTGATCGGTTGGCGCGGTATGGTCGGTTCCGTGCTCATGCAGCGGATGCTGGAAGAGCGGGATTTCGATTTGATCGAGCCGGTGTTCTTCACCACCTCCAACGTCGGTGGCCAAGGCCCTGCGGTGGGTAAGGACATCGCGCCGCTGAAGGACGCCTACAGCATCGACGAGCTGAAAAGCCTCGACGTGATTCTGACCTGTCAGGGTGGCGACTACACCAGCGAAGTCTTCCCCAAGCTGCGTGAAGCTGGTTGGCAAGGCTATTGGATCGATGCGGCATCCACGCTGCGCATGGACGACAGTTCGGTCATCGTCTTGGATCCGGTCAACCGCCGGGTGATCGATCAGTCGCTGGATAACGGCACCAAAAACTACATCGGCGGCAACTGCACCGTCAGCTTGATGCTGATGGCTCTCGGTGGTTTGTTCGAGGCAGGGCTGGTCGAGTGGATGAGTGCCATGACCTATCAGGCCGCGTCCGGCGCCGGCGCGCAGAATATGCGTGAGCTGATCAAGCAAATGGGTGCTATCCATGCGTCGGTAGCGGACGATTTGGCCAATCCGGCCAGCGCGATCCTCGACATCGACCGCAAGGTGGCCGAAGCCATGCGCGGCGAAGCATTCCCGACTGAGAATTTCGGCGTGCCGCTGGCCGGCAGCTTGATCCCATGGATCGACAAGGAACTGCCGAACGGTCAGAGCCGTGAGGAATGGAAAGGCCAAGCCGAAACCAACAAGATTCTCGGTCGCTTCAAGAGCCCGATCCCAGTGGATGGCATGTGCGTACGTATTGGCGCAATGCGTTGCCACAGTCAGGCGCTGACCTTGAAGCTGAACAAAGACGTGCCGATCTCTGACATTGAAGGGCTGATCAGTCAGCACAATCCATGGGTCAAGCTGGTGCCGAACCAGCGCGAGGCCAGCATGCGTGAGCTGACTCCGACCGCGGTCACTGGCACCCTGAGCGTTCCGGTCGGTCGTCTGCGCAAGCTCAACATGGGCTCGCAGTACCTCGGCGCTTTCACCGTCGGCGACCAGCTGCTGTGGGGCGCCGCCGAGCCACTGCGGCGCATGCTACGGATTCTGCTGGAGCGCTGATCGGCGTTTGCCATTGCCGGCGCCGACCGTTCTGGTCGGCGCCAAATTGCTTGCACAGCAGGGCGGCGCTACAGTGCCGCACTTCAAGCTGACTGCGTAGGCTCTCCGATGTCCAAGTCCTTCGATATAGCCGTGATCGGCGCCACCGGGAGCATTGGCGAAACACTCGTCGAGTTGCTCGAAGAGCGCAGTTTCCCCGTTGGCACGCTTCACCTGTTGGCCAGTAGCGAATCGGCCGGTCAATCTTTGCCGTTTCGCGGTAAGAACGTGCGCGTCCGAACGGTCGAAGATTTCGACTTTGCCCAGGTACAGCTGGTGTTTTTCGCCGCAACCGAAGCGGTGACTCTTGCTCATGCGTCACGTGCTCATGCGGCGGGTTGCTCGATTATCGATCTGAGCAACGGCTTGCCGTCCCAAGTTCCGCAAGTGGTGCCGGAAGCCAACGGTGAGTTATTGGATACGCTGCAATCACCGTTTCTGATTGCCAGTCCAAGCGCTTCAGTTGCTGTGTTGGCGACTGTTCTGGCGCCGCTGCGGGCGGTATTGAAACTGCAACGCGTGAATGTCACCGCCTGCCTGGCAGTCTCTAGTCTAGGGCGAGAAGGGGTGACCGAGCTGGCCCGGCAGACCACCGAGTTACTAAACATGCGTCCGCTGGAGCCGCGCTATTTCGATCGGCAGATTGCCTTCAATCTTCTTGCGCAAGTTGGTTCGATAGATGAGGGCGGTTACACAGCTCTGGAAAAACGGCTATCCGCAGAACTAAAACAAGTAATGGCGTTGCCTCTGCTCAAGGTAGCCGCAACTTGTGTGCAGGCGCCGGTGTTTTTTGGCGATAGCTTGAGTGTGTCCCTTCAATGCGCCGAGGTTGTTGATGTGGCCGCGGTCATTGCAGTCTTGGAAGCGGCGCCAGGCATCGAGCTGATAGGCGGTAATGACTATCCGACCGCTGTAGGGGATGCGGTCGGGCAGGATGCGGTATATGTTGGCCGGGTCCGTGCAGGCTTGGATGATGCCACCGAGCTCAATTTGTGGATTGCGTCTGATAATGTGCGCAAAGGCTCCGCATTGAACGCTGCACAATTGGGCGAATTATTGATAAAACACTATCTGTAAAAGATACTTACCGAGAAATTGAAGAAATATTCTAGCTTGGCAATACTGGCCAGGCGGATTGCTGGTGGGGAGCCGCCTCAGGGCGGAAGCAGGCAGCAAACAAGACCATCTCGCCTCGCGAGAAAAAAAAGATAAAACAAGGGAAAACGCTATGGTTCGGGTACGCAAACTAGTACTGGCAATCGCGGCTGCTTCGGCGCTGACCTCAGGTACGGCGCATGCATTGGGTCTTGGAGAGGTGACGCTCAAGTCTGCTCTGAATCAACCCTTGGTGGCTGAGATCGATCTGCTTGAGGTGCGTGACCTGGCCTCAAACGAAGTAATCCCCGTACTGGCCTCTCCCGAAGAGTTCACCAAGGCGGGCGTGGATCGCCAGTACTTCCTCACTGATCTGAAATTTACCCCGGTCCTAAAGCCAAACGGAAAAAGCGTCATTCGCGTGACGTCGAGCAAGCCGGTTCGCGAACCGTATTTGAACTTCCTGGTTCAGGTGATGTGGCCGAACGGTCGCTTGCTGCGCGAGTACACACTCCTGCTCGATCCGCCGCTCTACTCGCCGCAAACGGCAATTGCGGCAGCTCCGCAATTGCCAGTAGCTGCGCCGGTGCCGCGTCCGTCGGTTGCGCCAACCCCTGCGCCGCGTCCAGTGACTAGTGCCCCAGTGGTTCGCCAGTCGACATCAGCCGTCATGCCGACAAGCGCTGCCAAGCTAGACGGCGATCAATACAAAACTACCTCTAGCGATACCCTGTGGGACATTGCTGAGCGTTCAAGAGCATCTGGTTCTGTGCATCAGGCCATGCTCGCCATTCAGGATCTCAACCCAGACGCTTTCATCGGCGGCAACATAAACCGGTTGAGGAACGGCCAGGTCTTACGCCTGCCTGACGATCAGCAGATCAAGAGTCGTTCGCAAAGTGAAGCTATCGCACAAGTAGCGGCGCAAAACACTGCCTGGCGAGAAGGGCGTAGCGTGGTAAGCGCTGGCGCTCGCCAATTGGATGCCACCAAGCGCACCCAAGCAGGTGCCGCTCCTGCGAAGACCGATGCTAAAGACAGCTTGAAGTTGGTTTCCGGCGATGCCAAGACTGCCGCGAACGATAAGGGTGCAGGCGGAGACAGCAAAGCACTGAACGATAAGCTGGCCGTAACTAAGGAAAGTCTTGATTCGACACGTCGTGAGAACGATGAGTTGAAGGGTCGCATGACTGATCTGCAAAGCCAGCTGGATAAGCTGCAGCGACTAATCCAGTTGAAAGACGACCAAATGGCCAAACTGCAGGCGGATCTGGTTGCCAAGGGCGCTACTGCCAAGGATGCAGCGGCTCCAGCAGTTGTTGCCGCTCCGAATACTGCGGCTGTTCCGGCGCCCAATCCGGCAGATACTGCGCCGCCAGTACCAGCCGCAGACACTACTGTGCCGGATTACAACTACAGTGACGACTCCGCTAAATCTCAAGCTGCTGCGCCTGATATGGTCCAGCCAGAGCTGGCGCCAGTAACCCCAGCTGCCGAGGCGCCCATTCAACCAGCTGCTCCGGTTGTCAGCGAAGCTCCGGCTGAGCAATCCGCTGAGCAGCCGCAAGCGCCAGGCTTCATCGACAATCTTCTGTTGAATCCGATGCTCCTCGGTGTGCTCGGAGGAACGGGGTTGTTGGCGTTGCTGGTTGGACTCATGGTCTTGTCACGCCGTAACGCCGTGAAGGAAAACGAGCTTCAGATGAGTCTGGCCGATACCGACAGATCCTTCGATGAAGATCCGAATTTGTCCGGCACGGAATTCGAGGGGCTTGAATCGCTTGAGGCTGTCGACACCCCGTCCGAGCGCGTAACAGCACAGACCGGTGATGTACTCGGCGAAGCGGATATCTATATTGCTTATGGCCGCTTCAATCAGGCCGCAGAACTCCTTCAGAACGCCATTAATGATGAGCCGCAGCGCAGTGATTTGCGCTTGAAGTTGATGGAAGTTAACGCCGAGTTAGGCGATCGCGAAGGTTTTGCTCGTCAAGAGCAGGAGCTGCGCGAAATTGGTGGAGTGAATGCTGAGCTCAACCAGTTCAGAGCCAAGTATCCGGCCATGGCTGCTAGCGCTGCAGCGGGTGTGGCAAGTGCAGCGGGCGCCGTTGCGCTTTCCCATGATGAGGTGGATAGCTTTAGCCTTGACGAATTGAGCCTGGATGAAGAGCCGAGTGCTCCCGTGCAGGACAACGCCTTCGATTTGAGTCTGGATGATCTGGACGCGGAGTTGGATCGTGATATCCAGAATGCCGCGACTGAAGATTCGTTGGGCGATTTCGATATTGACGAAGAGCTTAGTTTTTCTTCTGCGCCGGCCTCCGCGGATGCGTTGGAGTTCGATCTGAATCTGGAGGGTGAACCAGCCCCCTCAGTGGAAACGAGCGATGATTTTATCGATTTCAATCTGGATCTAGATGAGCAGTCCGGAAAGCCAGCAGCAGAGGAAGATTTCCTGCTGGGCCTAGAAGATGAGCTGCCTGCCGCTATGGTTCGCGACGATTTGTCAGACCTGAGCTTGGAGCTGCCGGCGGATGACTTCACATCTCTTGAGTTACCGGCGGATTTTGACCTGTCCATGGATGATGACATTCCTACGGCACCAGCTGGCGATAGCTTCGCTGCCCAATTGGAAGCTGTGAGTACGGACCTGGACCATTCGAGCCTAAAGGAAGAGAGTTCATCTGAAGAGTTCGCCGAACTGCAGACTTCCTCGTCTAGCGACCTAGGGAGCGATGACGATTTTGACTTCCTTTCTGGTACGGATGAAACCGCGACCAAGTTGGATCTGGCGCGAGCCTATATCGACATGGGAGATACCGAAGGCGCTCGGGACATACTCGATGAAGTGGTAAGCGAAGGTAATGGTGGTCAACAGCAGGAAGCGCGCGAGTTGATCGCACGTCTCGCTTAGCGCCATGTCAGATGCAGTAATGAAAACGGCAGCCGAATCGGCTGCCGTTGGCTTTTCCAGATTAGCTCTTGGCATCGAGTACAAAGGCTCTCGCTACCGAGGTTGGCAGCGCCAGGCGTCGAATGTGCGGTCCGTTCAGCAGACCCTCGAAGAGGCTCTTTCTGCCGTGGCGGCCGAACCTGTTGCAGTCACTTGCGCGGGGCGCACCGATGCGGGGGTGCATGCGAGTGGCCAAGTGGTGCATTTCGATACCAAGGTACAGCGACCACTGGAAGCTTGGGTAATGGGTGGTAATGCCAATTTGCCAAGGGATATCAGTGTTACTTGGGCCCAAGTGATGCCGGCCCATTTTCATGCTCGCTTCAAGGCCACCGCCCGTCGTTATCGGTACGTTATCTACAACGATCAGATTCGTCCGGCGCATCTTGGCGAAGAGGTGACCTGGAATCATCGGCCACTGGATGTGGAGCGAATGCGCGAAGCGAGCCGGTGGTTAGTGGGGACGCATGACTTCAGTGCGTTTCGAGCGACCCAATGCCAGGCCAAGTCGCCGATCAAACAAATCCACCATCTCCAGGTTATCCCGTACGGCAAGATGATCGTGCTGGATATTCGCGCGAACGCATTTCTGCATCACATGGTGCGCAATATTGCCGGCGTGCTGATGGCTGTGGGCGCCGGCGAGCAGTCTCCTGCATGGGTTAAAACCGTTCTGGAGGGGCGCAACCGTCGCGAGGGGGGCGTCACCGCTCATCCCTATGGTTTGTACTTAGTGCAGGTTGAATATCCGGACGAGTTCATTCTGCCGCAGCGGTATATCGGTCCGCATTTCCTTTCCGCCCTGGATGAGAGCGTGGCTGACGGGTAACGGGCCATTTGCTAACATTCCCAGCCTAGTTCGCTAAAGGTGCCGCAACTTGTCCGTCGTTCGCTGCAAAATCTGTGGAATTACCCGCCTAGAAGACGCGCTGGCGGCCGTCGATGCGGGTGCCGATGCGATTGGCTTGGTGTTTTATGATAAAAGCCCGCGAGCCGTAAGCGTGCAGCAAGCGCGGCTAATCATCTCTGCTTTACCACCTTTCGTTTCAACCGTCGGTTTGTTCGTCAATGCTGATCGTGATGAATTGAACGCTCTGCTCGATGCACTGCCGCTCGATCTGTTGCAATTTCATGGCGATGAAACTGCATCAGATTGCGCCGGCTATCGTCGTCCCTATATCAAGGCGTTGCGTGTCAAGTCTGGTGATGATATCGCCGCTCAGGTGAATCAATTCTCTGGTGCTTCTGGCATCTTGCTTGATACCTATGTCGAAGGGGTGCCCGGTGGAACGGGTAAGGCTTTTGATTGGTCATTGGTACCCCGCGAGCTAGCGCTGCCGATCATTCTTGCTGGTGGTCTTACGCCTGGGAATGTGCGTGCCGCTATCGAGCAGGTCCGTCCTTATGCCGTAGATGTCAGTGGCGGGGTCGAGGCGAGCAAGGGCATCAAAGACGTGGAAAAAATTCGAGCTTTTATTCGTGAGGTTGGGCGTGGTTGAAGTTTGCACTTCGACTTTGTGACGGCTGCCAGGCCTTGGCCGTCCATTAGCCTGCAATGACCAAGAGTGGCGCGCACCATGGGGTGCTGTGAACTTGGCAAGAATGATGCGGGATCGCGCAGATTATTTGACAGTGACCAGTGCGCTGTTAAGACCTCGTCGGTCTGCGGCAAATAGTCATCGTTCCCTGCAGAATCATGATTCGCTCGAGAATGTCTGCGGCAATACCGTAAGCGCATCCGGGTCAACAGCTTTGGAGAACTAAGAGCATGAGCAACTGGTTGGTAGACAAGCTGATCCCCTCGATCATGCGTTCCGAGGTAAAGAAAAGCTCGGTGCCCGAAGGGCTTTGGCGTAAATGTCCCTCCTGCGATGCGGTGCTGTATAAGCCTGAGCTCGAGAAGACGCTGGATGTCTGCCCGAAGTGCAATTACCACATGCGCATAGGCGCTCGGATGCGTCTTAATCTGTTTCTGGACGTCGAAGGGCGTGAAGAGCTCGGTGCGGACCTCGAGCCGGTAGATCGCTTAAAGTTTCGCGACAGTAAAAAATACAAGGATCGACTGTCTGCTGCCCAGAAGCAGACTGGCGAGAAAGATGCCTTGGTAGCCATGCGCGGGGCCCTGGAAGGCATGCCGATAGTGGCCTGTGCCTTCGAGTTTGAATTCATGGGCGGGTCGATGGGGGCCATTGTTGGTGAGCGTTTTGTCCGTGCGGCAAATGTCGCATTGGAGCGTAAATGTCCCCTCGTATGTTTCTCCGCTTCCGGTGGTGCGCGGATGCAAGAGGCACTGATTTCCTTGATGCAAATGGCCAAAACCTCGGCCGTGCTGGCGCTCCTGCGTGAGAAGGGAATTCCTTTCGTATCCGTATTGACGGATCCGGTATATGGCGGGGTTTCCGCGAGTTTGGCGATGCTTGGCGATGTCATCGTGGCGGAACCCAAGGCTTTGATCGGTTTCGCCGGTCCGCGAGTGATTGAGCAAACGGTCCGCGAGAAGCTCCCGGAAGGTTTTCAGCGCAGCGAATTCTTGCTCGAGCATGGCGCCATCGATTTGATCGTCCATCGCAACGAGTTGCGTCCGCGTCTGGCTAAATTGCTTGCGCAGCTGACCGGCCTGCCAACTCCGTCCGAACGTACGCCTGCGGTAGCATGATTCACACCACGCTGGCCGACTGGCTTACCTATCTTGAGCAGCTCCATCCATCGGCTATCGATATGGGGCTTGAGCGCTCGCGCGAAGTCGCGAGCCGCCTCGCCTTGGGCAGGCCTGCTAAGCGTGTAGTGACTGTTACCGGTACCAATGGCAAGGGATCAACCTGTGCATTTTTGGCCAGCTTCGTGCGCAGCCAGGGGCTCAAGGTCGGTGTCTACAGCTCGCCCCATTTGCATCGGTACAACGAGCGGGTGGTAATCAATGGCATAGAAGCCAGCGATGCCGAGCTTTGTGAGGCGTTCGCTGCGGTTGAGGCGGTGCGCGACGACATTTCGCTGACCTACTTCGAGATGGGCACATTGGCGGCGTTCTGGTTGTTCGAGCGCGCTGATCTGGATGTCGTGGTGCTGGAAGTTGGCCTCGGTGGGCGGTTGGATGCAGTCAATCTAATCGATGCGGATATGGCAGTGATTACCAGTATTGGCGTGGATCATGCCGAATGGCTGGGCGATACGCGTGAGTCGGTAGCTACCGAGAAGGCCGGGATTTTGCGGCCAGGATGCCCGGCGCTGTGCGGGGATCTTGATCCGCCGCAGCCGTTGCTGGATCGAGTCGAACAGTTGCCGGCGCCTTTTTATCTGCGTGGGCGCGACTACGATTTGGCGTTAGCCGAGCAGGTCTGGCATTGGTACGGACATTCCCGGGCCGGTGAACTGCTCGAACTACACGCACTGCCTTTGCTGGACCTGCCCATGGAAAATGCTGCATTGGCATTGCAGGCCTACGCTTTGCTGGACTTGCCTTGGCAGCGTGATCAGCTAGCGCTGGCGTTGTCTGATACGCATCTGCCGGGACGTCTGGAGCGCAGGATGCTGAATTGGCGCGGTAAGCCCCTGACGTTATGGCTGGATGTTGGGCATAATCCTCATGCAGCGGTCTTTTTGGCGGGGCGCTTGGCTGATAGGCCGATTGCCGGCCGCCGATTGGCAGTTTTCGGCCTGCTGGCGGATAAGGATCTTGGCGGCGTGCTGGCGCCCTTGCTGGATCATGTGCAGGATTGGGCTGTAGCGCCATTGCAAACGTCGCGTACGCGCTCGGCTACCGAGCTGGAAACTACATTGCTGGCGCGGGGCGCCAACGTTACTGCCTATCCTGGCGTGTCGGCAGCATTGGACGCGCAATGCGAGCGGGCGACAGCGGCAGATGAGATTCTGTTGTTCGGTTCTTTTTATTGCGTGGCCGAGGCCCAGGAGTGGCTGGCCCGCCATTCCACAGGGGAAAAGCAGGATGGCTTTGCTGGATAAAGGGCTCAAGCAACGCATTGTCGGCGCGCTGGTGTTGGTGGCATTGGCGGTTATCTTTCTGCCCATGCTGCTGTCGCGCGAGGATGAGACGCGGCGTTTGGTGGTAGACGCTCCCAGCATGCCGGAAGCGCCGGCCATCCCGAAGATCAAAGTCGAACCGGTCCCGATTCCTGAGCCGCTTCCGGACGAGCCGATCCCATCCGATCCGGCAGAGAATACTTCGGCAGATACAGGCAACTCTCCGGCTGATGCGCCAGTGATTACTAGCAAGGTGCCCGTAACTGCACAAACTCCTGCAGCAACTGCTACGCCTCCTGCCGTCAAGGCGCCCTCCGTCCAGAGCCCGCCTCAAGCGACCCGTCTGGACGCCAACAGTTTGCCAGTGAGTTGGTCGATACAATTGGCCAGCCTTTCAAGCCGGGCAAGCGCCGAGAACTTGCAAAAAACACTGCGTGGTCAGGGCTACAACGCTTATATCCGCAGTATTGACGGCATGAACCGGGTTTTTGTCGGGCCGGTGATTGAGCGGGCAGAGGCCGACCGCTTGCGTGACCAGCTCAATCGCCAGCAAAAGCTCAACGGTTTTATTGTCCGCTTCCAGCCGGAATCCAGCTAACCGGCCTGGATAGAGCAATCCTTGGCTTACCGCGCAGGGAGTGGGTCTGCTAAAATGCAGCGCCTTTTCTGGATGTAGACTGCGCCGTGGCATTTACCTGGGTCGATTGGGCGATTATCGCCATCATCGTGATTTCCAGTTTGATCAGTTTGAAGCGCGGCTTCGTCAAGGAAGCGCTATCACTGGTTACCTGGGTCATCGCCGGGGTCGTCGCCTGGATGTTCGGTGGCGCGCTCGCGCAACATCTCACCGAATTTATCGATACGCCCTCCGCGCGTGTGATTGCCGCCTGTGTTCTGCTCTTCGTGGTGACCTTGCTGGTTGGAGCGCTGGTCAATTTCCTCATTGGCGAACTGATTCGCGTCACCGGTCTGGATGGCACCGACCGGGTGCTGGGCATGGTATTCGGCGCTGCCCGTGGTGGGTTATTGGTGGTCGTGCTGGTCGGGCTACTCAGCCTGGCGCCGGTGCAGCAGGATCCT is from Pseudomonas sp. LS44 and encodes:
- a CDS encoding SPOR domain-containing protein, encoding MALLDKGLKQRIVGALVLVALAVIFLPMLLSREDETRRLVVDAPSMPEAPAIPKIKVEPVPIPEPLPDEPIPSDPAENTSADTGNSPADAPVITSKVPVTAQTPAATATPPAVKAPSVQSPPQATRLDANSLPVSWSIQLASLSSRASAENLQKTLRGQGYNAYIRSIDGMNRVFVGPVIERAEADRLRDQLNRQQKLNGFIVRFQPESS
- the accD gene encoding acetyl-CoA carboxylase, carboxyltransferase subunit beta; protein product: MSNWLVDKLIPSIMRSEVKKSSVPEGLWRKCPSCDAVLYKPELEKTLDVCPKCNYHMRIGARMRLNLFLDVEGREELGADLEPVDRLKFRDSKKYKDRLSAAQKQTGEKDALVAMRGALEGMPIVACAFEFEFMGGSMGAIVGERFVRAANVALERKCPLVCFSASGGARMQEALISLMQMAKTSAVLALLREKGIPFVSVLTDPVYGGVSASLAMLGDVIVAEPKALIGFAGPRVIEQTVREKLPEGFQRSEFLLEHGAIDLIVHRNELRPRLAKLLAQLTGLPTPSERTPAVA
- a CDS encoding CvpA family protein, which produces MAFTWVDWAIIAIIVISSLISLKRGFVKEALSLVTWVIAGVVAWMFGGALAQHLTEFIDTPSARVIAACVLLFVVTLLVGALVNFLIGELIRVTGLDGTDRVLGMVFGAARGGLLVVVLVGLLSLAPVQQDPWWQQSTLLPHFLMIADWSKTLILGLVGQWFAGSFSAPR
- a CDS encoding phosphoribosylanthranilate isomerase, translating into MSVVRCKICGITRLEDALAAVDAGADAIGLVFYDKSPRAVSVQQARLIISALPPFVSTVGLFVNADRDELNALLDALPLDLLQFHGDETASDCAGYRRPYIKALRVKSGDDIAAQVNQFSGASGILLDTYVEGVPGGTGKAFDWSLVPRELALPIILAGGLTPGNVRAAIEQVRPYAVDVSGGVEASKGIKDVEKIRAFIREVGRG
- the folC gene encoding bifunctional tetrahydrofolate synthase/dihydrofolate synthase, which codes for MIHTTLADWLTYLEQLHPSAIDMGLERSREVASRLALGRPAKRVVTVTGTNGKGSTCAFLASFVRSQGLKVGVYSSPHLHRYNERVVINGIEASDAELCEAFAAVEAVRDDISLTYFEMGTLAAFWLFERADLDVVVLEVGLGGRLDAVNLIDADMAVITSIGVDHAEWLGDTRESVATEKAGILRPGCPALCGDLDPPQPLLDRVEQLPAPFYLRGRDYDLALAEQVWHWYGHSRAGELLELHALPLLDLPMENAALALQAYALLDLPWQRDQLALALSDTHLPGRLERRMLNWRGKPLTLWLDVGHNPHAAVFLAGRLADRPIAGRRLAVFGLLADKDLGGVLAPLLDHVQDWAVAPLQTSRTRSATELETTLLARGANVTAYPGVSAALDAQCERATAADEILLFGSFYCVAEAQEWLARHSTGEKQDGFAG